In Brassica napus cultivar Da-Ae chromosome A3, Da-Ae, whole genome shotgun sequence, the sequence TATATACCAATCAAACATTTTATTGCAAACTCAGGCTTTGAGATCTGGATTCTACTATTGAAAATAAGGGTGAGAAATAAATAAACACCCAGAAGATGGATCTCAAGGCTTCGTCTTCTCTCCTCTGTCTCGCCATCTTATTCGGTGTTTCTTCCATTGTATCAGCCGTTAACATAACCCGAGCACTCGAGAAATACCCTGAATTCAGCACCATGGTTGAGCTTTTCGGCAAGACCGAGCTCACCCCTATTATCAACAAACGTCAGACAATCACCGTGCTAGCTCTCAGCAACGATGCTATCGGTTCCATCTCTGGTAGACCTGAGGAGGAGCTCAAGAACGTTCTTATGAATCATGTAGTTCTTGACTACTTTGATGAGCTCAAGCTCAAGGCTCTAAAGGACAGGAGCACATTGCTCACTACCCTTTACCAATCTACCGGTTTGGGCCAGCAGCAAAACGGTTTCCTCAACTGCACCAAAACTAACGGAAAGATTTACTTTGGGTCTGGTGTGAAAGGCGCTCCTCAAACCGCTGAATACATCACTACCGTGTTCCGCAACCCGTACAATCTCTCTGTGATCCAAATCAGCATGCCCATTGTGGCTCCTGGACTCGGATCTCCGGTTCAggttcctccaccaccacccATGACACCACCACCGTCTCCATCTCCCAAGAAGGCTGCAGCCACTCCAGCTCCTGGACCAGCCGAGGAGGAGGATTACGCAGATTCTCCTCCTGGCGCAGCTCCAGAAACCGCACCTGCATCAGCCCCATCAGAAGATGGTTCTCCTGCTCCGGCTCCAGGGAATGCTGGTAAGAAGAAAATGGCAGCAGCTGATGAAGTTGAACCACCTACTTCTGCTTCTAGCACAGGTTTGAGTTTTGGTGCCGTTCTCGTTCTCGGGTTGGTGGCTAGTTTTGCTGGGTTCTAAAATGGTTTAAGACAGAGCAGAGTCGAGGACAGTTAACTGAATATGGGAATCGAACATGGTGATATGAAGTGGATCAATACTTAACAAATTCTACTCACATTAATAAACCTCAAAATCATTTATCATTAGGGAATTAAAGTGTGATGTTCAACAATGTGAAATTTTTACTGAGATATTGTAACCTATGTGTGTTTATCTTCATTCATCAATTCAACGTGTTACATTCgaacaataaattttcaaactagcaaaaaaaaacaaaattcaaattaGCACTATGGAAACGGTTCAAGGCAGCACCCTCCTGAATCTTTACCATATGGAATAGTCTGCAATATatatgtctttcatttcaatCGGAACCTAACGACTTCAGAGCTAAACATCCAGAAATGTTTGGCAATTTGGTTTTGTCCGAGGAACTATTAATAAATAGAGTTAATTCAGATGAGATAAGGATTGCAAACTTCAACTCTTCCATATACAATATTCACCAAGATAATCTCCAACAAGGATGATTGATGATATTGATACATACAAATTGAATACAGTGACAACAAGAAAGGAAGAGGAaagtcaagaagaagaagatacggTCTTGAAGGAGTCCCGAAGGTGGGTTAATGTGTCTTGGTCGCGGTTCCACTCGGGCGCAGGGGCGTTGACGAAATGGGCATAGAGCTTGTTCTTAGCGCAAGTGACTGTGATCAGACTGTGCTTCCCTACTCCATCGATCTCGTACAGATAGTACACCTGCCCTGTCTCTTCATCCTTCTTCTCCTCAGACACCACTTTATCAGCGCCTGCTATCAGATCCTGGAGCTCCACGTCTGACAAGGCCAGGTTGTTAAGGATCACATCCCTCGGAGCCAGCTGTCTGAACCCCGACAAGAACGTAAGGTACTCCTTCTCTGTCCTCTTCTTGGGGTTGTAAAATTCGCTGTCTGTCCCGTTTGTGCCCTTCTCCACCTTGGACACCAGCCTCTCCTTCCACCCTTCCGGCACGTCGTACACATACTCCGCCGATGTCTTCCTGTCCGAGTTCCCTCCGTATCCCCCGTAGTTCGCCGCGCTAGCTGCTGTCCCGTAGTATAATTTGTAGGCTTGGTTCCCCTCACCCGCGGCAGGCAACGCCGGAACCATCGTCAGGACGGCAGTCGCGGCGACAACGGCAGAAAGAGAGGTGCCTAGACATCGCGATACTATTGCCTTGGGGAGGACCGGCGTTTTGGTGGTGGCTAAGGTTGAGGAGATGACGGAGGGAGTTGGAGAGAAGATTTTAGTGgccatattattattagtttagaTTTGGTTTGGATAACGTTACAATACCCCCCTCTCTTATTCATTTGAAACCCTCCGCTTCTTTCAGCAGCTTCGGTTTTCATATCTTCGAACAAGCCCAAAACTTTTATCATATTATGTATGTGTCGCTTCCCTTACATGAACAAAAGCGAGAGGTTTGAAAAGTAACATGAACGTAGAGATAACTGAACAAGGCAATgcattcactttttttttttctttcaaggcAATCCTTCCAACATATGTCACAAATCAAAGATTATGTCATGGGATAGGCTCAAACAAGAGATGACGAAAATTTTCTTACCTTACAATTATTATCAACTAATGTTTCAAAAATTCCAAAGTCTGCGGCAAGGGACTCGATCCGTTGACGATTATGCAACATAATTTTAAGATGATCAACCGTGTGGAAGTTTCTGATATAGAAGAACAACTAACAATgtgattttcatttttaaaatttttaaagaaataaactggtccatctaaatatatatactaaaatattattaaactatCCATAAACTTAAGtattaatgtttttcatttttttctttaaaaaaaacttacaaaattacataatgtgactaaagtatatatgacaattaatgattttgaataataaatatttgatgaaattttttttatcatcaatttttgtttaattttatattattaaaattaataaaaaaacaattcacattaaccatataataacaaaaaaaattagttttctatatgttattttttaatacattttggATTGTTTACCATaaaatgattgtaaataaacaagaataatttttttgatatatgtgatcgcaccaatttaattatatatttaataattagcgagttttcaattatttaatataaatttattatttatttgttttataatacgTAAAAGAATTCAGAACAAATAATAGTacaagaaaaagatttatatattcacGCGATCTTTAACCTAGTTTTGTTCTAGGAAAATgcaactttttgttttgtttatggtaAAGGCAACTCTTGCGAAGCCTTTTATCccggaacaaaaaaaaattagaagccCGAGCAATATATAACTTAATGGGCTAAATGGCCCAAATTACCGATATATTTAATGCAAGTCAATCTAGGATAATGGGGTTAAAGAGTATGGACATGACACTATCAACGATTTTGGCTTTCTCGGGAGAGCTATGTCCATCTCCATATTGATACATGCATTGCGACATGCGTGCCAAGTTCATGACTGATTCCACAAAATCTTGAGGGATTAGCGAAGACCCACTTTTCATTTTCTCGTAATTCATTTCGTCCCACATGTCGTTGATTATCTGCCGCACGTGAACACATGCTTTCTCTTGGGAAGCTCCGGTCTCGTTCATGTAACACTGGATCGATTTGAGGACATCTCCTCTCTCCAATTCCTCCTACATATCATACACATATTCATAAAATAGAAGAGTGCCGTATATCAGTTATTTTACATCTACTACATGCATatcaatagttttattttttttttctttgaaaaaatgCATATTAATTGTTCCAGTACAGATTTCTAATAAAACGATTCGCGATTCTTAGAATACGGGTGGTGGAAATTGTAAGCATAGTTatattcagaaacaaaaaattttaaTCATAGTTTAAACGcagttttaattttaacaaaGCGTTACAGTTTTATTGGTGGTTAGAAAGTAAAGTGTTTGATGGCTGTAATGAAAATGGGCTGTTAAATGACAGTTAAAAATGGTGACTGTCAAtctaaaactaaataaactTGGAAGAAATTGATATACCTGAGAAGTTACAAGGTCGTTGGCTAGACGGACCACAAAGGCAGAGCATCGGACAACGTTCTGTAAGTGCTCGGACAAAGTCTCCAAGACTTGAACAGAGAGTTGGTCAGAGAATACACAGTAGAAGTGAAGACATATTGTTGGGACCCCGATTGATTTCCAAGCATTTTGCATGTACTCTTCCGTATTTGGTTTGTACCCTCTTTTGTACCATATTGCTTCTACTAAAAATGCATTGCTTGCATCTGCCCACTAAAATGTAGTAGGATAATTAAAAAGGAATATTTTCTTACAATATTTGCAGGAATTTCCATGATTTTGAAGTATGATTATTTTGTAGGAATGGTTTCTTTGGTTTACGGAACAAATTGGTAATAATATGGTAACTAATATAACCTGATAATCATAAGAAAAGTACATAGAGGTATATAATAAAGTGtccaataataataacaaagcATGATCTTGACACAGAGttgttaacaaaataataatttttaactataGAAGCAATATAATGTAGaagttatatttttcataaatgtatatattttaagtaattACTAGATTTGTaagtaattaatatataaaactatcaaataaaactattatataatatattaattcatgcattttatgatatatatatttatttatatttatatttctattattttatatgcttaatatttttagataataaaaaaaactttgtaagtttcaacaatattatttttaatataaaatatattcatattataaaataaatctaattaattctgtaattatataattttttaatatcttaacAAGAATGGTTTATAAATAACTTCATAAAAAGCATAAACGAATGAGCATATGAAAGAATATTTGTagtttctaaatattttattaaatgttttacttacaatattacataataaagaggttcatgatcatctaaaataatagtataaccAGCAAAAAATTATACACTTACAGACTTTCTAAGGAAAGGAATCACGttgatgtttttatttctgAGGATATCACATCCAATGATATTGACTTCAttgtacactacaagaaaacacaaccTCATGTACTCGGGGAGTTCATCGAGACGATTTACATCCCAACTGcaacatattttaatagaaaaaaaatcgatatgTATCATGTTTactcataatttaaaaaatagccAAAAACATTCAAGAAAGTAGAAGTGTAGGAGACTTTACTTTGCAAAGGCGGCAGTAAAGAGTTGAAGTTCTTCAAGGGTACCATAAATATCGTAGATGTCGTCGATAGTGGTGAGAAGTGTATATAACTTGGCCATTATTCGTCTAACGTAACCAAATTGAGGCTCTTGGATTTGTCCAATAgtccaaaaataattttccaCTATTCTATCTCTTGAAAAATGAAGTTGATTAGCTAAACCTGTCTCCCTCCACCAGCTTCACACCACATGTACATCAACAGGAATATGATATAGTACCAAttttacattattaaaaaaaaaggtgtttTGTCCAGACATACATgcataatattattacaaatatttattagtttttatcttatttattcaaaaaccagtataataaattattatttctgctcttaaaaaatttaaattaaacatcaatttatttaaatatgataaaatattctagaaaatatattatacaaatatttctacttgattaatatttaattgtaaattatttaaatctgaatttttaccttttataatataaaattctaTCAGATaccaacacaatatatatacatatatatatattattttattttataaaatatgattttagttttgacaattttattatattaatttacaatcagttatctaataaaaatatataagtcTAATATTATTAACACATAATccattttagttatatataaaaattcactaaatgtactaataattttaaaaagtctaatttcTAAAACGACAATTTGAAGTGAAACAAGTTACTttctaaacaataatataaaatatatcagATTTGTATTCTTGTTTTCCAAACTAAATGAATAATTTatgtactccctctgtttcttaaagatctattttttagagaaaaaaatttgttccgaaaagatacattttttacattttcaatacattaattaataaaaaattgtacTTTTCAGAAAATACAattgtgtttaataaaatttcattggttaaaagttattgagaataattaattaagaaaaataatgtattagaaaatataattttaaatattttattaataaatgtaaaaaactATAACATAGATCTTTTAGTAACAGATGAAATATGTAGATTTTTCGTAGTTTGTGCCGGTGTCGGCGTGTGTCATCATTCAGAATAGTTATGGTTATgggtttattaaaaaaaacagtttctaCCCTTTTTCACCAGCTAAACATTAAATACTGCAAATCCAACTCCAACTCATAGATATAGAGCAGGGGCTATTGGTAATACTAAGCCTGCGGATTTTATCCAAAAGCTGAACCAAACCGAATCAAATATTTGATGTTCAGTTTGGTTTTATTCagtcagattttgaaaaataattcagtttttagtttggttctatttgcaacttaaaaaaaacaccaaaaaattgtaaaattatcaaaatagttaaaataactGAACCAAATTAacttaactaattaaaataacaaactaaataataattacCGAATTtaaccaaaactatatttttttcttaaaaataataccgaaatctaaataaaatctccaaaatagttatttttggaaaaaaactataaaatcgaAATACCTAATAACCAAtctgattttatttttggttcatTTCAGTGGGATTGTGGCCAAACTGAATTAACCAGAaccaaaaatatccgaaccgagAAAAACAAAACTGCAGGTTATGTAATAGTGTCTACCTTGTGTTATTTCTATATCTGAAATATCTGAATTAAATTGGAACGGAACCAGaaccaaaactaaaaaatataaattggaATCAAATCTAAATTCAGAAATACTGAAACAGTTTCTTTATTTCTATATCTGAAATATCTGAATTAAATTGGAATTGAACCAAAAATTAAATGGGTAACTAGATAAATGAAATACGGTTTTATAcctataataattattattatatatataatttataaacctaATAATATCATCTgaaagtaaattaaaaaaaaaactgaattatccaaaactacccaaataatccaaaaatatcttaatatttttttttatctcgggTATGTGAAATAATTAGAATTTTCTGATATTTTAATCCGGACCATCTGATCGACTTGATAATTTAACTGAATTATTCTACATTTCTTtccaaattaaccaaaaaacaaGGTGAATGAGAGCAAAACTAAACCCAATAATTTGAGGGTATTAGTCGGCTCCTAGTTTAactatataaaccgaaccaagAATTACTTGAACCGATCAAATCTAATTTTTTCGGTTCTTATATGGATGATAAATTTGTATCCAAATAATTCGATACCCATGGCCTGAACTGAACAAATATCCAAATGTGTAACCCGATTCCTCgttatatttaaatatgataGAGTAGCACATATTCATTTGGTAAGCTAATGTATGGCTagtgtattaattttttatctaGCGTTCTAAAACTGTTTCCAATGgttcactttatttttttttcttacagaattgaataattttataatggagTTTTGGTTCCACATTAATACTACTTtcttttagaataaaaatataataatgaataaaaataaataaataaattaattaattaaaaaaattactctatTTATTGAGTAAACTAGtttttattctattataaagtaaaaatataataggGTTAGAACatttactccctctgttccttatAGATCtattttttagaagaaaaaaaattgtttcaaaaagatacattttttacattttcaagacattaattaatgaaaaaaatatatttttcaaaaaatacaattgcgtttaataaaatttcattggttaaaagttattggaaatagttaattaagaaaaacaatgtatttttaaaatacaattttaaatggtttcttaataagtgtgaaaaaactataacatggatcttttaggaacggaatGAGTATATTTTAAACTCTACTTAAAGTGAAAAATTGAATGGAGCTGAAAGTGGTGTAAATAAGTCTAACATATGTAAGATTGCTATATGACTAGTAATTAATATATACCTGGAAACGTATTTGAGCTCTTCTTGATAAACAGCTTGTACAATATTGAAATCGAGCTTGGCCAATTCAACTAAGACAGGGTTCTTGTCTGGTTTCATTCCATACAAATTTATGTACGATCTCGTGGCTAGCCTTCTCATTCGCCAATGGTAGGGCATATCTAACGCTTGAGCCACCATCTCTCCAACGCCAAAAGATGcacaatttttattactatgAGTATCAACAAAGTCTCTGAGTTGTTGAGTTGCAAAAAATCTGATGTAGTTTTGCAGCTTAGTATCCGACTTTGTTGAAAGATATGATGCCTCGTACAGAGATATGAAACCATTTATTTCACCGCTCTCAAACTTCCCACAGTTTTCATGAAAAACATCAAATACATCTGTAATAAACAATTTCATagtaagcaaaaacaaaaatcaatttcaTTAGTATAATATACCGactattgatatttttatatattatgtattctCTGATGTACGAACGATGTAGTTTAACAAAAGTAGTATTCCGTATAATTTATACGCCTCCATTTGAATTTAAGTATGTTTTCGgcaatgttttgaaaaccggaccGGAAGTTTACTTGCCATTCCAGCTGGGTCAATAATAGGACCAGTCTAAccgaattttaaattttaattatagtttatattaagTAACGATATATGAATGTGtaacaataaatttatatttacaaaattttataccattgtagaatctaaaaattatatgaattaaaaataatataacaaataatggaaaataatttatttagaaagatatttaaaaaacattgtgtttttttatgaattttttttaaaaaattgcagttttttataaacatttactTGAATTTGAGAAAACCAGATTTTAATATCGAACTAGGTCACCGGTTTTAACGAGTTTCACTGTTTTTAACCGGGTTTACCAGTTTAACGAAAATCTGGTTTTTAACACAACTCGGAATCGGTTAAAAGGCCGACTCCCGGTCCGTCCGGAGCGACCGGCCGATCTGGTTCGGTTTTCATAACACTTGCCAAAAGCAACAAAGTGTAATGACACAGTTTTTCAGcttaaaaaatgtatttgtCTATTTAAGCTCTCACATAATCAAGTTCTAGATGTTTTCAAAAGACAGAAAATGAGTAAGATCCAAAATACTATTGGGAGTACCATGAGCATTTTGTCTGTTTGGATTTGTTCGAGTTTTGGGTTTTGAAAACTAAAGATTTCAGCTccatttgaatatttaaaatttttggttGTTTGGGTTTGGTGAATCTTAATAGTTcgatgtttatatctcaataacccgagTTTGGGCTAcatgtttaacattttttcacactttttaagtGTGAGATTCACCAAAATGCTGACGTGTCGTCTCAGGAAAAAGAGAACTgtactattatattatagattacAGATTGCAAATGTtagtaaaaactaaataaaatgaaaatattaaatagatcaagaatctattctattaaaatagaactCATGACTTATTTCAtcctttaaaaattttattaaatgcattttattaaaactaatagcACATAGAATCTttgaactactttaatcataatatcttttgatatattttcattttaaatctaacaaatatatattaaaaaatctaggggaaattacatgtttaccactttcatgataccactttttatttttaccaccacttaagaaacattttcaaaaataccttcttcattaagtggcaaaagatttTTATgtccttgttatttatatatataataaattattatttaaaaaaataaaaaaactaaaaaaataaaaaaaataaataaatagaaaaatataaaaaatataaaaaaaaataaaaaaaattactttttttatgttttcgaaatatactttttcaaattggaacttttttataaatttttttattttgaaattcattttcgaattttgttttgaaa encodes:
- the LOC125606893 gene encoding fasciclin-like arabinogalactan protein 3, with amino-acid sequence MDLKASSSLLCLAILFGVSSIVSAVNITRALEKYPEFSTMVELFGKTELTPIINKRQTITVLALSNDAIGSISGRPEEELKNVLMNHVVLDYFDELKLKALKDRSTLLTTLYQSTGLGQQQNGFLNCTKTNGKIYFGSGVKGAPQTAEYITTVFRNPYNLSVIQISMPIVAPGLGSPVQVPPPPPMTPPPSPSPKKAAATPAPGPAEEEDYADSPPGAAPETAPASAPSEDGSPAPAPGNAGKKKMAAADEVEPPTSASSTGLSFGAVLVLGLVASFAGF
- the LOC125606894 gene encoding thylakoid lumenal 19 kDa protein, chloroplastic, with protein sequence MATKIFSPTPSVISSTLATTKTPVLPKAIVSRCLGTSLSAVVAATAVLTMVPALPAAGEGNQAYKLYYGTAASAANYGGYGGNSDRKTSAEYVYDVPEGWKERLVSKVEKGTNGTDSEFYNPKKRTEKEYLTFLSGFRQLAPRDVILNNLALSDVELQDLIAGADKVVSEEKKDEETGQVYYLYEIDGVGKHSLITVTCAKNKLYAHFVNAPAPEWNRDQDTLTHLRDSFKTVSSSS
- the LOC125574886 gene encoding tricyclene synthase, chloroplastic-like isoform X2, which encodes MLDHERSTHLDQLELIDDLQKLGVSYHFEQEIDNMLTFTYHKLDKSNFMEYDMEYDLHANALKFRLLRQHGFNVSEDVFDVFHENCGKFESGEINGFISLYEASYLSTKSDTKLQNYIRFFATQQLRDFVDTHSNKNCASFGVGEMVAQALDMPYHWRMRRLATRSYINLYGMKPDKNPVLVELAKLDFNIVQAVYQEELKYVSSWWRETGLANQLHFSRDRIVENYFWTIGQIQEPQFGYVRRIMAKLYTLLTTIDDIYDIYGTLEELQLFTAAFANWDVNRLDELPEYMRLCFLVVYNEVNIIGCDILRNKNINVIPFLRKSWADASNAFLVEAIWYKRGYKPNTEEYMQNAWKSIGVPTICLHFYCVFSDQLSVQVLETLSEHLQNVVRCSAFVVRLANDLVTSQEELERGDVLKSIQCYMNETGASQEKACVHVRQIINDMWDEMNYEKMKSGSSLIPQDFVESVMNLARMSQCMYQYGDGHSSPEKAKIVDSVMSILFNPIILD
- the LOC125574886 gene encoding tricyclene synthase, chloroplastic-like isoform X1, with translation MASLVQMGSPLIYSNALVKTTQRPQPFTCTIVAKTTPGSESPSVPRRSANYRPSLWDHHHLLSVKNKYTNVKSVRERDLLKETVRKMLDHERSTHLDQLELIDDLQKLGVSYHFEQEIDNMLTFTYHKLDKSNFMEYDMEYDLHANALKFRLLRQHGFNVSEDVFDVFHENCGKFESGEINGFISLYEASYLSTKSDTKLQNYIRFFATQQLRDFVDTHSNKNCASFGVGEMVAQALDMPYHWRMRRLATRSYINLYGMKPDKNPVLVELAKLDFNIVQAVYQEELKYVSSWWRETGLANQLHFSRDRIVENYFWTIGQIQEPQFGYVRRIMAKLYTLLTTIDDIYDIYGTLEELQLFTAAFANWDVNRLDELPEYMRLCFLVVYNEVNIIGCDILRNKNINVIPFLRKSWADASNAFLVEAIWYKRGYKPNTEEYMQNAWKSIGVPTICLHFYCVFSDQLSVQVLETLSEHLQNVVRCSAFVVRLANDLVTSQEELERGDVLKSIQCYMNETGASQEKACVHVRQIINDMWDEMNYEKMKSGSSLIPQDFVESVMNLARMSQCMYQYGDGHSSPEKAKIVDSVMSILFNPIILD